A window from Sulfurirhabdus autotrophica encodes these proteins:
- a CDS encoding vanadium-dependent haloperoxidase, which yields MELLKLLLKVVPLSLASLVAMGVEAEASPSAVIEWNNVILEAIRVTHPGPPMVARMLAVSHTCMYDAWAAYDADAIGTRLGSALRRPEGERTDANKTKAINYAAYRAAVDLFPSEKPVFDAKMASLGYNPISGTNDMATPEGIGNVACKAVLDFRHADGSNQLGDLAPGAYSDYTGYQPVNTPDSIIDPNHWQPLRVSNGHGGTVNQKFIAPHWGNVVPFALKSLQQYKIKAPSLAGSMGYLEQAREILSYSATLTDVQKVIAEYWADGPNSELPPGHWSLFAQFVSERDGYNVDKDAKLFFAMNNALFDASVWTWGIKRQYDYVRPVSAIHYLFNGQTVKAWGGAYQGTRDVLGGSWNPYQASTVVTPPFAEYVSGHSTYSASAAEVLKLFTGSDVFGYGVTIGKGTSRVEPGSVPAADILLSWATFTDASDEAGISRRYGGIHFRDGDMEGRRVGHLIGSEAWKKAKKLFAPHAGRDNDGST from the coding sequence ATGGAATTGCTAAAATTGTTGTTAAAAGTAGTCCCCCTAAGCTTGGCAAGTTTAGTTGCGATGGGAGTGGAAGCTGAAGCCTCGCCTTCGGCGGTAATTGAATGGAATAATGTAATACTTGAAGCGATTCGCGTCACTCATCCTGGGCCTCCTATGGTAGCGCGCATGCTGGCCGTTTCTCATACCTGCATGTATGACGCATGGGCCGCTTATGATGCAGACGCAATCGGAACGCGTTTGGGCAGCGCTTTGCGTAGACCGGAAGGTGAGCGAACCGATGCCAACAAGACCAAAGCGATCAATTACGCTGCTTACCGTGCAGCAGTCGATCTTTTCCCCAGCGAGAAACCTGTGTTTGATGCAAAGATGGCCTCGCTTGGATACAACCCGATCAGCGGGACGAACGATATGGCAACCCCTGAAGGGATTGGCAACGTGGCTTGTAAGGCTGTACTCGATTTTCGTCACGCAGATGGTTCCAACCAACTGGGCGACTTAGCCCCAGGGGCCTACAGCGATTACACCGGCTATCAACCGGTAAATACCCCCGATTCGATCATTGACCCCAACCACTGGCAACCGCTCCGTGTAAGCAATGGCCACGGGGGTACCGTGAACCAAAAATTCATCGCGCCGCATTGGGGTAATGTAGTCCCCTTCGCCCTCAAATCGCTCCAACAATATAAAATTAAAGCACCCAGTCTGGCAGGCTCCATGGGATACTTGGAGCAAGCACGCGAGATTCTAAGCTATAGTGCCACGTTGACTGATGTTCAAAAGGTTATTGCAGAATATTGGGCAGATGGTCCGAACTCTGAATTACCTCCTGGACACTGGAGCCTTTTTGCTCAGTTTGTATCGGAACGTGATGGTTATAATGTGGACAAGGACGCTAAGTTGTTTTTTGCCATGAATAATGCGCTGTTCGATGCTAGCGTGTGGACATGGGGCATTAAACGCCAATACGATTACGTTCGCCCTGTAAGTGCCATTCATTACTTGTTCAATGGTCAAACAGTTAAAGCATGGGGCGGCGCCTATCAAGGTACGCGAGATGTCCTGGGAGGAAGCTGGAATCCATACCAAGCGAGCACAGTTGTAACACCGCCGTTTGCCGAATATGTTTCGGGCCACAGCACGTATAGTGCTTCTGCGGCGGAGGTGCTAAAACTCTTTACGGGCAGCGATGTGTTCGGATACGGCGTGACGATCGGGAAGGGCACTTCACGCGTCGAGCCTGGTAGTGTGCCGGCTGCAGATATTTTGCTTTCCTGGGCTACGTTTACCGACGCTTCGGATGAGGCTGGTATATCTCGACGCTATGGTGGTATTCACTTCCGCGATGGCGACATGGAAGGTCGCCGAGTTGGTCATCTCATTGGTAGTGAGGCATGGAAGAAGGCAAAAAAACTCTTCGCTCCGCATGCCGGTAGGGACAACGACGGTAGCACATAA
- a CDS encoding class I SAM-dependent methyltransferase, whose protein sequence is MNILALLCFSPASLFHKINALPWYQGVLRTWADSLGYKTCDSILEVGCATGQLTQYLAQCGAVVIGVDKSPKMLQKANAAHTDRAHFELASALDLPFEDNQFDYVIAASLINIISEPAIAMHEMTRVCKPDGKVSVLVPQTGMMDEDVASL, encoded by the coding sequence ATGAACATCCTGGCCTTGTTGTGTTTCAGCCCTGCCTCGCTGTTTCACAAGATAAACGCGTTACCTTGGTATCAGGGAGTTTTACGAACCTGGGCCGATAGTTTAGGATACAAAACGTGTGATTCGATATTGGAAGTGGGGTGTGCAACGGGGCAGCTTACGCAATACTTGGCTCAGTGTGGTGCGGTTGTTATCGGTGTGGATAAGTCACCCAAGATGTTGCAGAAGGCGAATGCAGCTCATACGGACAGGGCGCATTTTGAGCTGGCCAGTGCGTTGGACTTGCCCTTCGAAGATAACCAATTCGATTACGTTATCGCTGCTTCCTTGATTAATATCATCTCCGAACCAGCGATAGCGATGCACGAAATGACGCGGGTATGTAAACCGGATGGGAAGGTCTCAGTACTGGTGCCGCAAACAGGTATGATGGACGAAGATGTCGCCAGTCTGTAA
- a CDS encoding winged helix-turn-helix transcriptional regulator, translating into MAYANETPCSEECPVRKTSKIIEGKWTTLIVRDLLSGKKRYSELQRSLEKISPKLLAARLRLLEKNQLVKRTIYPTVPVTTEYELTLLGRKLEKVIISMSEFGQLL; encoded by the coding sequence ATGGCATACGCAAATGAAACCCCCTGTTCTGAAGAATGTCCTGTTCGTAAAACTTCGAAAATAATCGAGGGGAAATGGACGACTTTGATCGTTCGCGACCTGTTAAGCGGCAAGAAGCGTTATTCGGAACTGCAAAGGAGTCTGGAAAAGATCAGTCCTAAACTGCTTGCAGCCCGTTTGCGCCTGCTAGAAAAAAACCAACTGGTCAAGCGAACCATATACCCGACCGTTCCTGTCACAACAGAATATGAACTTACACTCTTAGGCAGAAAATTGGAGAAAGTGATTATTTCAATGAGCGAGTTTGGGCAGTTGCTGTAG
- a CDS encoding LysR family transcriptional regulator: MNTLDSSVPKAQQPDWNLLRAFLAVVDAGSLTGATRLLATSQPTLSRQIAELESSLGIALFERVARGLRLTAAGEALVWPARQMQTAAQAVSLTALGQTQQLGGTVRLTASEMTSAYVLPEILKLLRQTHPAIQIELVASNRVENLLERQADIAIRHTRPTQGGLVAKRVGDAKIGAFAHVDYLKRVGGEVDLARAGDYDWIGLDSSNMILRGFRAAGMPVEREFFAFRCDNQIIGWQAALAGLGIVFAPVSVAARWPEMQLVLPEELVPNMPVWVTAHRELRNSARIRLVFDALAEGLQTMVVG, encoded by the coding sequence ATGAATACATTAGACTCTTCAGTACCAAAGGCACAACAACCGGACTGGAACCTGCTGCGCGCATTTCTGGCAGTAGTGGACGCAGGCTCATTAACCGGTGCAACGCGCTTGCTTGCAACCAGCCAGCCTACGCTGAGCCGCCAGATTGCCGAGTTGGAATCGTCACTTGGTATAGCACTTTTTGAGCGGGTGGCACGCGGCTTGCGCCTGACCGCAGCGGGCGAAGCGTTAGTATGGCCAGCACGACAGATGCAGACAGCGGCGCAGGCCGTGTCGCTCACTGCATTAGGCCAGACGCAGCAGTTGGGCGGCACGGTGCGTCTGACCGCTAGCGAGATGACCTCTGCCTATGTACTACCTGAGATACTCAAGCTGTTGCGGCAAACCCATCCAGCGATTCAGATAGAGTTAGTGGCGTCCAATCGGGTAGAAAACTTGTTGGAACGTCAGGCCGATATCGCCATACGCCATACCCGTCCGACGCAAGGCGGTTTGGTGGCAAAGCGCGTGGGTGATGCCAAAATAGGGGCATTTGCGCACGTCGATTATCTGAAACGCGTCGGCGGAGAAGTCGATCTGGCTCGTGCAGGTGACTATGACTGGATTGGTCTCGATTCATCCAATATGATCCTGCGTGGATTTCGCGCTGCAGGCATGCCGGTCGAACGAGAGTTCTTTGCATTTCGTTGCGATAACCAAATAATTGGGTGGCAGGCAGCGTTGGCGGGTCTTGGAATTGTATTTGCCCCTGTCAGCGTAGCGGCACGATGGCCCGAGATGCAATTGGTGCTGCCAGAAGAGTTGGTCCCCAATATGCCTGTCTGGGTAACCGCGCACCGGGAACTACGTAACAGTGCTCGCATCCGCTTGGTATTTGACGCACTGGCGGAAGGTTTGCAAACGATGGTGGTGGGTTAG
- a CDS encoding NAD(P)H-binding protein, with amino-acid sequence MSHHTPSVLIFGANGRFGTMATHAFAKAGWQVRAQVRRTQVSWPKEVEPVQIDAMQVDALCRTAQGMDVIVNALNPPYTQWERFARPLAANALAAAKASGALLMFPGNVYNFGKSLPAELHLDTPQIGNNSKARVRIDIEQQLRAAAASGVNSVVVRAGDFFGGEGRGSWFDLVITKSLGKGKLVYPGPMDVPHTWAYLPDLAETFVRLANLRAHLHGVNCLHFAGHALTGAELHLAMESASGRTLRLTSLPWGIIRLAAPFSPMVRAMLEMRYLWQRPHIMEDSALRAQLGDVPNTPFTQALTEALTALNLPTAHPVPILHGA; translated from the coding sequence ATGAGCCATCACACTCCTTCAGTACTGATATTTGGTGCCAACGGACGCTTTGGAACTATGGCAACCCACGCATTTGCTAAAGCAGGCTGGCAGGTCCGCGCACAGGTCCGACGCACTCAGGTCAGCTGGCCAAAAGAGGTCGAGCCGGTACAAATTGACGCGATGCAGGTCGATGCACTGTGCCGAACAGCACAAGGGATGGACGTGATCGTCAATGCGCTCAACCCGCCTTATACGCAGTGGGAGCGATTTGCGCGTCCGCTGGCCGCCAATGCGCTAGCTGCCGCGAAAGCCAGCGGCGCGCTCCTGATGTTTCCCGGTAACGTGTACAACTTTGGAAAGTCATTACCCGCCGAGTTGCACCTGGACACGCCACAGATTGGCAACAACAGCAAGGCCCGCGTTCGTATCGACATTGAACAGCAACTGCGCGCTGCCGCTGCCAGCGGGGTAAACAGTGTGGTAGTGCGGGCTGGCGACTTCTTTGGTGGTGAGGGGCGCGGCTCGTGGTTTGATCTGGTGATCACCAAGTCGCTCGGCAAAGGCAAACTAGTTTATCCGGGGCCGATGGACGTGCCACATACTTGGGCCTATCTGCCGGACCTGGCGGAAACCTTTGTGCGCCTGGCGAACCTGCGCGCGCATCTGCATGGTGTAAATTGTTTACATTTTGCAGGACATGCACTCACTGGCGCTGAATTACATCTGGCGATGGAAAGCGCAAGCGGACGGACGCTGCGACTAACGAGTCTGCCGTGGGGGATAATCCGTCTAGCAGCGCCGTTTTCGCCGATGGTACGAGCGATGCTGGAAATGCGTTACCTTTGGCAACGTCCTCATATCATGGAAGATAGCGCTCTAAGGGCGCAACTAGGAGACGTGCCCAATACGCCATTTACGCAAGCGCTCACCGAAGCTCTTACCGCATTGAACCTGCCCACAGCCCACCCGGTACCAATATTACATGGAGCCTAA
- a CDS encoding alpha/beta fold hydrolase, giving the protein MEERTIDTCVGRISLTIDHRGTGVPIIFLHGVFLDKSLWFEVSNDLPEITRIFIDMPAHGVSGDVGHDWVLEDCVEMLMQIINELKLDTCFLIGQSWGSMTALRAATKYPERFEALGLFNMPFKKTTGLRRLGFIFQKVMLYFPRFYAKQAAKSLYSREILHKRPELLIQMQDRLSKRSLQELSRVINAVILMPEDATHWINELQIPALAVIGQEDYVGKPPKLETWTVPGGHISPHESIEKVKAAILKVLDMKKR; this is encoded by the coding sequence ATGGAAGAAAGGACAATAGATACATGCGTAGGCCGTATTTCGCTGACCATAGATCATCGGGGCACAGGAGTGCCCATTATTTTTCTGCACGGGGTGTTTCTGGATAAGTCATTGTGGTTTGAGGTTTCCAATGATTTGCCAGAAATAACACGCATATTCATTGATATGCCTGCCCACGGAGTCAGCGGTGATGTGGGACATGACTGGGTGCTGGAAGATTGTGTCGAAATGCTCATGCAGATCATTAACGAATTAAAACTCGACACCTGTTTTCTCATTGGGCAATCATGGGGAAGCATGACCGCCTTGCGAGCCGCAACCAAATATCCCGAGCGTTTTGAAGCACTGGGCTTATTCAATATGCCTTTTAAGAAAACAACGGGGTTACGCAGGTTGGGATTTATTTTTCAAAAGGTAATGTTGTATTTCCCCAGATTTTATGCAAAGCAAGCTGCTAAATCGCTCTACTCTAGAGAAATTTTGCATAAGCGACCTGAGCTATTAATTCAGATGCAAGATAGGCTTTCAAAACGCTCCCTACAGGAGTTGTCACGCGTTATTAACGCTGTAATTCTAATGCCTGAAGACGCGACCCATTGGATCAATGAGTTGCAGATACCTGCATTGGCAGTAATAGGGCAAGAGGATTATGTCGGCAAACCGCCAAAACTGGAAACCTGGACAGTTCCAGGCGGACATATTAGTCCTCATGAATCAATCGAAAAAGTCAAAGCCGCTATTCTGAAGGTACTTGACATGAAAAAACGGTAA
- a CDS encoding class I SAM-dependent methyltransferase, which translates to MDTCQVSVNTFDRLAETYAQKYLALNTYDTYYREFCSHVPRHGATVLDVACGPGNVSAFLMRERPDLQVLGIDLSPNMVQLAQNHVSTASFLVQDCRQLVELGRVFDGIAYAFGLNYLNQEDAEQFFRSLSKILAPNGVLYLSAMLGPRERPGLQTSSSGDQIYVHYRSRQEIEHLVQSARLEIVFSEEIGSPANASKPIIDMVLVARRIGT; encoded by the coding sequence ATGGACACCTGCCAAGTTTCCGTCAACACGTTCGATAGGCTCGCGGAAACGTACGCCCAGAAGTACCTAGCCCTGAATACGTATGATACCTACTACCGAGAGTTCTGCTCACACGTTCCTCGGCACGGCGCGACCGTGCTGGACGTTGCTTGCGGACCGGGCAATGTCTCTGCATTCCTCATGCGTGAAAGGCCAGATCTTCAGGTGCTCGGAATAGACCTTTCACCAAACATGGTACAGTTAGCCCAAAATCATGTGTCGACCGCCAGCTTTTTGGTTCAAGACTGTAGGCAGTTGGTTGAACTAGGCCGAGTGTTTGACGGCATTGCGTATGCCTTTGGATTGAACTATCTGAACCAGGAAGATGCGGAGCAGTTCTTTAGGTCGCTCAGTAAAATCCTAGCGCCCAACGGGGTGCTTTACCTCAGTGCAATGTTGGGGCCCAGGGAGCGGCCTGGACTCCAGACCTCAAGCAGCGGTGACCAAATCTATGTGCACTACCGATCAAGGCAGGAGATTGAACACTTGGTTCAGAGTGCACGTCTAGAGATCGTATTTTCAGAAGAAATCGGTAGTCCTGCCAATGCATCAAAGCCCATTATCGATATGGTTTTGGTTGCACGGCGCATTGGTACTTAA
- a CDS encoding VOC family protein — protein sequence MKFGYTIVFVSSVTEALAFYKEAFGFGTRFVDDTGQYGELETGTTTLAFASHAMGEMNFGEQFQNAAPNAASFGVALAFVVEDVASAYARATAAGATPITEPVKKPWGQIVAYVRAKDGELIELCSPMGG from the coding sequence ATGAAATTCGGCTATACCATCGTCTTTGTCTCATCTGTTACGGAAGCCCTCGCATTCTACAAAGAAGCGTTCGGTTTTGGAACCCGTTTTGTTGACGACACGGGACAATATGGAGAACTGGAAACCGGTACAACAACCCTTGCCTTCGCCTCTCATGCCATGGGTGAAATGAACTTTGGTGAGCAGTTTCAAAATGCTGCCCCAAACGCAGCATCATTTGGTGTTGCGCTAGCATTCGTTGTTGAAGACGTTGCATCAGCTTATGCTAGAGCAACTGCCGCCGGAGCCACTCCAATCACCGAGCCGGTTAAAAAACCTTGGGGACAAATTGTCGCCTATGTTCGCGCCAAAGATGGGGAGCTTATTGAGCTTTGCTCTCCGATGGGTGGTTAA
- a CDS encoding DUF1801 domain-containing protein — MDKFENPEVAEVFNNYPKHIHQKMMFLRQLVLDTASESEDVSAMEETLKWGEPSYLTKSGSTIRMDWKNSTPNQYALYFHCKTKLVDTFKELYNDKLKFEGNRAIVFHQNDEIPIDEVKHCIFLSLTYHGRKHLPMLGV; from the coding sequence ATGGACAAATTTGAAAACCCTGAAGTTGCAGAAGTGTTCAATAACTATCCGAAGCACATACATCAAAAAATGATGTTCCTTCGCCAGTTAGTGCTGGATACAGCCTCAGAAAGTGAGGACGTTAGCGCAATGGAAGAAACGCTAAAATGGGGTGAGCCAAGTTATCTCACGAAGAGTGGAAGCACAATCCGAATGGATTGGAAGAATTCAACGCCAAATCAATACGCACTATATTTTCATTGCAAAACAAAGCTGGTTGATACATTCAAAGAGCTTTATAACGATAAGCTGAAGTTTGAAGGGAACAGAGCCATTGTGTTTCATCAAAACGATGAAATACCCATTGATGAAGTGAAGCATTGTATTTTTTTGTCACTCACTTATCACGGCAGAAAACATCTTCCAATGTTGGGCGTATGA
- a CDS encoding tautomerase family protein, with translation MPSVLIEVRRQYTQEQEIALVEAIHMALREAFQILPGDKNVRLIVHQPHRFACPPAREKPDFYTHISIDAFAGRSLDAKRNLYKAVVSNLEPFGIPKDHVKILRREIAKENWGIRGGQAECDVERGFKVEV, from the coding sequence ATGCCAAGCGTCTTAATCGAAGTACGGCGACAATACACTCAAGAGCAGGAGATTGCTCTGGTGGAGGCTATTCACATGGCCTTACGTGAAGCTTTTCAGATCTTGCCCGGTGACAAAAATGTTCGCCTCATTGTGCACCAACCTCACCGCTTCGCGTGCCCACCTGCTCGTGAGAAGCCAGATTTCTATACGCACATCAGTATTGATGCATTTGCTGGTCGCTCTCTTGATGCGAAACGAAATCTGTACAAGGCTGTCGTGAGCAATCTTGAACCCTTCGGCATACCTAAAGACCACGTAAAAATTCTCCGCAGAGAAATTGCAAAAGAAAATTGGGGTATTCGTGGAGGGCAAGCAGAGTGTGATGTTGAGCGAGGTTTCAAGGTTGAGGTGTAG
- a CDS encoding VOC family protein, with protein sequence MSESAMKQVGAFSWNELMTTDVKGAKVFYGELFNWGMQDVKPGDMDYTLVKLGDQDIAGIMAIPDKAAGMPPLWGAYVTVADVDALLPRVMQLGGKVIVSPHDIPDVGRFAVIQDPQGAMLSIISYPMGHSAA encoded by the coding sequence ATGAGTGAATCAGCAATGAAACAAGTCGGTGCATTTAGCTGGAATGAATTAATGACAACGGACGTAAAAGGTGCCAAGGTATTTTATGGCGAGCTATTCAATTGGGGTATGCAGGATGTCAAGCCAGGCGATATGGACTACACCCTGGTTAAGTTGGGCGATCAGGATATCGCCGGCATCATGGCCATCCCGGATAAAGCGGCGGGCATGCCGCCACTCTGGGGCGCTTATGTTACGGTTGCCGATGTTGATGCGCTGCTGCCACGCGTTATGCAGCTCGGAGGCAAGGTTATCGTATCCCCTCACGACATCCCTGATGTAGGGCGATTTGCCGTGATTCAAGATCCGCAAGGTGCTATGCTATCGATCATCAGTTATCCAATGGGTCATTCAGCGGCTTAA
- a CDS encoding DUF2461 domain-containing protein translates to MANRYFTRDTFNFLSALAANNRREWFDEHKPDYEATVRTPSLNFIRDIATDLALISPHFLALPRKVGGALMRVNRDIRFGNDKRPYKTNIGIQFRHEVGKDVHAPGFYLHIEPNDCFVAIGLWRPDASALSKIRDAIVNQGEAWLAARDDKNFNQKFSLAGATLTNAPRGYAKDHPLLSDLKRKDFIAIAPLRDAEAISKDFYPKVVEHYAQAAPFMRYLCKALELRF, encoded by the coding sequence ATGGCGAACCGTTACTTCACACGCGATACGTTTAATTTTCTCTCGGCATTGGCGGCCAATAATCGGCGCGAATGGTTTGACGAACACAAGCCCGACTATGAAGCGACGGTTCGCACGCCCTCCTTGAATTTCATTAGGGACATTGCCACCGATCTCGCCCTGATTTCTCCGCACTTCCTAGCCCTACCCCGGAAGGTTGGCGGCGCTTTAATGCGTGTTAACCGTGATATTCGATTCGGCAATGACAAACGCCCGTATAAAACCAATATTGGTATCCAGTTTCGGCATGAGGTGGGGAAGGATGTGCATGCCCCAGGCTTTTACCTGCACATAGAACCAAACGATTGTTTTGTTGCCATTGGCCTGTGGCGTCCAGATGCGAGCGCTTTGAGCAAGATTCGCGATGCCATTGTCAACCAAGGTGAGGCTTGGCTGGCCGCGCGAGACGACAAAAATTTCAATCAGAAGTTTTCGCTGGCTGGCGCTACGCTCACGAATGCACCACGCGGTTATGCCAAAGACCATCCCTTACTGTCAGATCTCAAACGCAAGGACTTCATCGCCATCGCCCCGTTGCGAGATGCAGAAGCTATCTCAAAAGACTTTTACCCTAAAGTGGTCGAGCATTATGCCCAGGCAGCACCCTTCATGCGCTATCTATGCAAGGCGCTGGAGCTACGCTTTTAG
- a CDS encoding helix-turn-helix transcriptional regulator: protein MRRADRLFQIIQQLHHDRVITARDLAAALEVSERTIYRDIQDLSLSGVPITGEAGVGYRLMRGFHMPPLMFNEEELTALLLGARMVQVWTDKSLARAAHQAIQKIEKVIPEHLKPELVREEMLVPDFSISLEVAEHLALLRRAIKQLDTVNFDYIRQDGQHANRNVHPLGLFYWGKVWTLVAWCELRDEFRHFRLDRIQRMEVLNRRFQPLPGRTLQDFLKTQCNNE from the coding sequence ATGCGGCGTGCCGACCGTCTGTTTCAGATCATCCAGCAACTGCACCACGACAGGGTCATCACCGCGCGCGATTTAGCGGCTGCACTCGAAGTTTCTGAACGCACCATTTATCGCGACATTCAAGACTTATCACTCTCTGGCGTACCGATCACGGGTGAAGCCGGTGTTGGATATCGGCTGATGCGCGGTTTCCACATGCCTCCGCTGATGTTCAATGAAGAAGAATTGACCGCACTGTTACTGGGCGCACGCATGGTGCAAGTATGGACCGACAAAAGTCTGGCCCGCGCCGCGCACCAGGCCATACAAAAAATCGAAAAGGTCATCCCCGAGCACCTCAAACCAGAGCTTGTGCGCGAAGAGATGCTCGTTCCAGATTTCAGTATTAGCCTTGAAGTGGCGGAGCACCTCGCCTTGTTGCGCCGGGCCATCAAGCAACTGGATACAGTCAATTTCGACTATATACGCCAAGATGGCCAACATGCTAATCGCAACGTTCATCCCTTGGGCTTATTTTACTGGGGTAAGGTCTGGACGCTGGTTGCATGGTGTGAACTGAGAGATGAATTTCGGCACTTCAGACTGGATAGAATACAACGCATGGAAGTGCTAAACCGGCGTTTCCAACCCCTCCCCGGTCGAACTTTGCAGGATTTTTTAAAGACACAATGCAATAACGAATGA
- a CDS encoding GFA family protein, giving the protein MRGKCLCGKIEFEIVGAVPNLYQCHCSLCRKQGGTSSNTAAIVAKEQFRWLAGQEHISSWVKDTGFRSDFCSNCGSPVPNPLRSTPYFWVPAGLLEGDVQLKIGAHLFVGSKASWDVILSPETQYETMPELSVLLCPDTHA; this is encoded by the coding sequence ATGCGTGGTAAATGTCTCTGCGGAAAAATTGAATTTGAAATTGTCGGCGCGGTTCCGAATCTTTACCAATGCCATTGCTCTTTATGTCGAAAGCAAGGTGGCACCTCTTCGAATACTGCGGCTATCGTTGCTAAAGAGCAATTCCGATGGCTAGCTGGTCAAGAACACATATCCTCTTGGGTGAAAGACACGGGTTTTCGTTCCGACTTCTGTTCCAACTGCGGTTCTCCTGTACCCAATCCTCTGAGAAGCACGCCATACTTCTGGGTGCCTGCTGGTCTACTTGAAGGGGATGTGCAATTAAAAATAGGTGCTCACCTATTCGTGGGCTCCAAGGCCTCGTGGGATGTGATCTTATCACCAGAAACACAGTATGAAACCATGCCAGAATTATCCGTGCTTTTGTGCCCTGACACCCATGCTTAA
- a CDS encoding glutathione S-transferase family protein, producing the protein MKLFDYPLSGNGYKVRLLLAHLNKEYEYISLDILKGETRTPTFLDKNPNGRIPLLQLDDGSYLPESNAILYYLAQDSRYWPSSAIEQAQVLQWLFFEQYSHEPNIATARFWVSIKKIENTPFNAEMLSQKQIQGRAALEVMERHLQNRSFFVGDQYSIADIGLYAYTHVASEGGFDLSPYRAIGKWLDRVQAQSGHVTMKD; encoded by the coding sequence ATGAAATTATTTGACTATCCTCTATCAGGAAACGGCTACAAAGTCCGGCTGTTACTTGCACACCTCAACAAAGAGTACGAATACATTTCATTGGATATTCTTAAAGGGGAAACACGAACACCAACATTTCTGGATAAGAATCCAAACGGCAGAATTCCACTGTTACAACTTGACGACGGTTCATACCTACCCGAATCGAACGCGATATTATACTATTTGGCGCAAGACTCGCGATACTGGCCATCATCCGCAATAGAACAAGCACAAGTTCTTCAATGGCTTTTCTTTGAGCAATACAGTCACGAGCCCAATATTGCCACCGCAAGATTCTGGGTTTCCATCAAGAAAATCGAAAACACACCATTCAATGCCGAAATGCTTTCCCAAAAGCAAATACAAGGTCGTGCCGCACTTGAAGTAATGGAGCGTCACCTTCAGAATCGATCCTTCTTTGTAGGAGACCAGTACTCCATCGCGGACATTGGACTTTACGCTTACACGCATGTTGCAAGCGAAGGGGGATTTGATTTGTCACCGTATAGGGCAATAGGTAAATGGCTTGACCGTGTGCAGGCGCAGTCTGGTCACGTCACAATGAAGGACTGA
- a CDS encoding GFA family protein has protein sequence MQKGSCLCGAVEYEITGSLGPIVFCHCARCRKANGSAFAAVSAIPAANFHIVKGQESLSSYRSDAGVHRVFCGTCGSPIIGTRENMPETVRLRIGTLDTQVETKPSDHVFVGSKAEWYEIVDGLPQHKERP, from the coding sequence ATGCAAAAAGGTAGCTGTCTTTGCGGAGCAGTGGAATATGAAATTACTGGATCACTTGGGCCAATTGTATTTTGTCACTGCGCTCGCTGCCGGAAAGCGAATGGGTCTGCGTTTGCCGCAGTTTCAGCTATCCCTGCTGCAAATTTTCACATCGTTAAGGGACAAGAATCTCTAAGTAGTTATCGCTCTGATGCAGGTGTTCATCGGGTGTTTTGCGGCACCTGCGGATCACCAATTATAGGTACGCGTGAAAATATGCCTGAAACGGTACGCTTGCGCATCGGTACGCTTGATACTCAAGTAGAAACAAAACCTTCTGATCATGTCTTTGTTGGCTCGAAAGCTGAGTGGTATGAAATTGTTGATGGGCTTCCACAGCATAAAGAACGACCGTGA